In Pseudomonas fluorescens NCIMB 11764, a single window of DNA contains:
- a CDS encoding muconate cycloisomerase family protein — translation MLETAIESIETIIVDLPTIRPHKLAMHTMQNQTLVIIRVRCADGIEGIGESTTIGGLAYGNESPDSIKTNIDRHFAPLLLGQDSANVNAAMLRLERSIRGNTFAKSGIETALLDAQGKRLGLPVSELLGGRVRDALPVAWTLASGDTDKDIAEAEKMLDLRRHRIFKLKIGAGEVNRDLAHVIAIKKALGDRASVRVDVNQAWDEAVALRACRILGTNGIDLIEQPISRNNRAGMARLNTMSPAPIMADESIECVEDAFNLAREGAASVFALKIAKNGGPRAVLRTAAIAEAAGIGLYGGTMLEGGIGTLASAHAFVTLNKLAWDTELFGPLLLTEDILSEPLVYRDFELHVPKTPGLGLSLDEERLAFFRRDKTSTAIHLA, via the coding sequence ATGCTGGAAACTGCCATTGAATCGATCGAGACGATCATCGTCGATCTGCCGACCATCCGCCCGCACAAGCTGGCGATGCACACCATGCAGAACCAGACCCTGGTAATCATTCGCGTGCGTTGCGCCGATGGCATTGAAGGTATTGGCGAATCCACCACCATCGGTGGCCTGGCGTATGGCAACGAAAGCCCGGACAGCATCAAGACCAACATCGACCGCCACTTCGCGCCGCTGTTGCTGGGCCAGGACAGCGCCAACGTGAACGCCGCGATGTTACGCCTGGAGCGCAGCATCCGGGGCAACACCTTCGCCAAGTCAGGTATCGAAACCGCGTTGCTCGACGCCCAGGGCAAACGACTCGGCCTGCCGGTCAGCGAACTGTTGGGCGGGCGGGTTCGCGATGCACTGCCGGTGGCCTGGACCCTGGCCAGTGGCGACACCGACAAGGACATCGCCGAAGCGGAAAAAATGCTCGACCTGCGCCGCCATCGCATCTTCAAACTGAAAATCGGTGCCGGCGAAGTCAATCGCGACCTGGCCCACGTCATCGCGATCAAGAAAGCCCTGGGTGATCGCGCCAGCGTGCGGGTCGATGTCAATCAGGCCTGGGACGAAGCCGTCGCGCTGCGTGCCTGCCGGATCCTCGGCACCAACGGCATCGACCTGATCGAACAGCCGATTTCGCGCAACAATCGCGCCGGCATGGCGCGCCTGAACACCATGAGCCCGGCACCGATCATGGCCGACGAATCCATCGAGTGCGTTGAAGATGCGTTCAACCTGGCGCGTGAAGGCGCTGCGTCGGTGTTCGCCCTTAAGATCGCCAAGAACGGCGGCCCGCGTGCCGTGCTGCGAACGGCCGCGATTGCCGAAGCGGCCGGCATTGGCCTGTACGGCGGCACCATGCTTGAAGGTGGCATCGGCACACTGGCTTCGGCCCATGCATTTGTCACGCTGAACAAACTGGCGTGGGACACCGAGCTGTTCGGCCCGCTGCTGCTCACCGAAGACATCCTCAGCGAGCCGCTGGTCTATCGCGATTTCGAGCTGCACGTACCGAAAACCCCGGGCCTGGGCCTGAGCCTCGATGAAGAGCGCCTGGCGTTCTTCCGTCGCGACAAAACCTCTACTGCCATTCATCTTGCTTGA
- a CDS encoding LysR family transcriptional regulator — protein sequence MELRHLRYFQVLAQTLNFTRAAELLHITQPPLSRQIQQLEDELGVLLLERGRPLKLTDAGRFFHEHSTALLEQLGKVCDNTRRIGLGEKTWLGIGFAPSTLYGVLPELIRRLRSGEPLELELGLSEMTTLQQVQALKAGRIDIGFGRIRIDDPAIIQTVLTEDRLVAALPAGHPLLAGPISLRDLAKEPFVLYPGNPRPSYADHVIALFESYGVSIHVAQWTNELQTAIGLVGAGIGVTLVPASVQLLHRDDIGFTPLLEDNATSPIILSRRVGDVSPGLNHCLRMIDELLPRD from the coding sequence ATGGAACTGCGTCACCTGCGGTATTTTCAGGTGTTGGCTCAAACCCTCAACTTCACCCGCGCCGCTGAATTGCTGCACATCACCCAGCCGCCGCTGAGCCGGCAGATTCAGCAGCTGGAAGACGAACTCGGGGTGTTGTTGCTGGAACGCGGCAGGCCGCTGAAGCTGACCGACGCCGGTCGGTTTTTCCATGAGCACTCCACCGCCCTGCTCGAGCAACTGGGCAAGGTCTGCGACAACACACGACGGATAGGCCTGGGCGAAAAAACCTGGCTGGGCATCGGTTTTGCGCCGTCGACACTCTATGGCGTGCTGCCGGAACTGATCCGCCGTTTGCGCAGCGGCGAGCCTCTGGAGCTTGAGCTCGGGCTCTCGGAAATGACCACGCTGCAACAGGTGCAGGCGCTCAAGGCCGGTCGGATCGACATCGGTTTCGGGCGGATCCGCATCGACGACCCGGCCATTATCCAGACTGTCTTGACGGAAGACCGCCTGGTCGCCGCCCTGCCCGCCGGCCATCCATTGCTGGCCGGACCGATCAGCCTGCGCGATCTGGCGAAGGAACCCTTCGTGCTGTACCCCGGCAATCCGCGTCCCAGCTACGCCGACCATGTGATCGCGTTGTTCGAGTCGTATGGTGTGAGCATCCATGTGGCGCAATGGACCAACGAGCTGCAAACCGCCATCGGTCTCGTGGGCGCGGGAATCGGTGTCACCCTGGTGCCGGCCTCAGTGCAATTGCTGCACCGCGACGACATCGGTTTCACGCCGCTGCTGGAAGACAACGCGACTTCGCCTATCATCCTTAGCCGGCGCGTAGGCGATGTCTCGCCGGGGTTGAATCATTGTTTGCGGATGATTGATGAGTTATTGCCGAGGGACTGA
- a CDS encoding PAAR domain-containing protein: MSGKPAARVTDPTACPLPGHGTNPIVSGSADVFFDGLAAARQTDTTACGSALTSNVVPNVLINGLPAVTIGTLGNHGNVVVGGSGTVIIGMSGGGAAVSAVASLLKLPTLCLPCLLAAAKRNASFVPLENLGASQ; this comes from the coding sequence ATGAGTGGAAAACCTGCAGCACGGGTCACCGACCCTACGGCGTGTCCACTTCCGGGTCACGGTACGAACCCTATTGTCAGCGGTTCGGCGGATGTCTTTTTCGACGGACTGGCCGCCGCCCGGCAAACCGACACAACGGCCTGCGGAAGCGCACTGACGAGCAACGTCGTTCCCAATGTGCTGATCAATGGCCTGCCGGCGGTGACCATCGGGACGTTGGGTAATCACGGAAACGTTGTGGTGGGTGGATCCGGCACTGTCATCATCGGAATGAGTGGTGGCGGGGCCGCGGTATCAGCGGTCGCTTCGTTGCTCAAACTTCCGACGCTGTGCCTTCCCTGCTTGCTGGCGGCAGCCAAAAGGAACGCGAGTTTTGTTCCGCTGGAAAATCTCGGGGCCTCCCAATGA
- a CDS encoding DUF4123 domain-containing protein translates to MIPDDQTILVDPQTRNSLQTIQRARRANPGLRHYALVDGARYLTLTKRFDEPGDRVQWQWLLEGTELDEIKHAGPALVTFTDEDPLSDQLLLWLIGRDQQSPLVSWLWSEQGFETLAAHLKSQLFTRLPDGRRALFRYYNPTVRQALEPVLTETQQAELMSGILFWQTWRPLQRDYLTFNAPKKTEVTSA, encoded by the coding sequence ATGATCCCGGACGACCAGACAATTCTTGTCGATCCGCAAACCCGGAATTCGTTGCAGACGATTCAGCGTGCTCGCCGAGCGAATCCCGGTCTGCGTCACTACGCATTGGTTGACGGCGCGCGCTATCTGACGCTGACCAAACGCTTCGATGAGCCCGGTGACCGGGTTCAATGGCAATGGTTGCTGGAAGGCACCGAGCTGGATGAAATCAAGCACGCAGGCCCGGCACTGGTGACCTTTACCGATGAAGACCCGCTCAGCGATCAGCTACTGCTATGGCTGATCGGCAGGGACCAGCAATCGCCCCTGGTGTCCTGGCTGTGGAGTGAACAGGGGTTCGAAACCCTCGCCGCCCACCTGAAAAGCCAGTTGTTTACCCGCCTCCCGGACGGTCGTCGTGCGTTGTTCCGCTATTACAACCCGACCGTGCGCCAGGCCCTCGAACCGGTTTTGACCGAGACGCAACAGGCGGAGCTCATGTCCGGCATCCTGTTCTGGCAAACCTGGCGACCCTTGCAGCGGGATTACCTGACCTTCAATGCACCGAAAAAAACGGAGGTTACCAGTGCTTGA
- a CDS encoding Tox-REase-5 domain-containing protein, with protein MSNLLKTPGTAGSGEQLARGPFPVPRGGMRGPFEGIRVPPPTRMPAPPPRPAPMPAPQPAPKPMPMPQPQVQPKLQTDQKTDAPPVTREQTRQKEEQCKSEKKDCVDCPPDKGVMAIANNGKGHSMSDLSSRYQQWVTNFPYPNEWRWSNTWWDGFDKSRCTLLEAKARYAFMFFPVLNTPRPWANVREELIAPARAHSQKARPTPPVSVEWHFMQRVVYEYCSEQYSDLGLTNLRAFWNPLPGTKDQEEYDELRKEEEKQMEEYYRDNPGLIA; from the coding sequence ATGAGCAACCTTCTGAAAACACCCGGAACCGCAGGCTCCGGCGAACAACTCGCCCGAGGGCCGTTTCCCGTCCCTCGCGGAGGCATGCGCGGTCCTTTCGAAGGAATCAGGGTTCCACCACCCACCCGCATGCCTGCGCCACCGCCCCGCCCTGCTCCCATGCCGGCACCGCAACCGGCGCCCAAGCCGATGCCAATGCCGCAGCCGCAGGTTCAACCGAAACTTCAAACCGACCAGAAAACCGACGCACCACCGGTGACTCGCGAACAAACGCGTCAGAAAGAAGAGCAGTGCAAGAGCGAGAAAAAAGATTGCGTGGACTGCCCTCCGGACAAAGGCGTGATGGCGATCGCCAACAACGGTAAAGGTCACAGCATGTCTGACCTGTCCTCTCGCTATCAGCAATGGGTGACGAACTTCCCCTACCCGAACGAATGGCGGTGGAGCAACACCTGGTGGGACGGCTTTGACAAAAGCCGATGCACATTACTGGAGGCCAAGGCACGCTATGCCTTCATGTTCTTCCCTGTCCTGAATACCCCTCGGCCTTGGGCCAATGTCAGAGAAGAATTGATCGCCCCCGCCAGAGCACATTCACAGAAAGCCAGGCCTACGCCTCCTGTTTCGGTGGAGTGGCATTTCATGCAACGCGTGGTCTACGAATACTGTTCAGAACAATACAGCGACCTTGGCCTGACCAACCTGAGGGCGTTCTGGAACCCCCTGCCCGGTACCAAGGACCAGGAGGAATACGACGAGCTGCGCAAGGAAGAAGAGAAGCAAATGGAGGAGTACTACAGAGATAACCCGGGATTGATCGCCTAG
- a CDS encoding Imm52 family immunity protein: MTNFKSFIFTLRFNKQAITSLPLELQIEKAARFLRELGAISPLLANWYLQGKSLKDSLATNVSTDTQALIDKVKRAHDPELPDLTEFSVWNAIEDPLEGGVAFHYSAHNLDSMSALSFEDAGALLMKFEHPQEMFTEIISLAVNIWPEIDWVTLVPAHYFRKGRVFKDRQTIGWIGFCPKSLNLADFPQAHKLIPVPDRGTLVISCPEVMNEQNLDHVERVGDIDTKLVELGYLPMFLN; this comes from the coding sequence ATGACCAACTTCAAAAGCTTCATCTTCACACTCAGGTTCAACAAGCAGGCCATTACGTCACTTCCCCTTGAGCTGCAGATAGAAAAAGCGGCCAGGTTTTTGCGAGAGCTCGGGGCCATCAGCCCGCTTCTGGCCAACTGGTATCTGCAAGGGAAAAGCCTTAAGGACTCGCTTGCAACCAATGTCAGTACCGACACTCAAGCGCTGATCGACAAGGTTAAACGAGCTCATGATCCCGAGCTGCCTGACCTGACCGAATTTTCGGTGTGGAACGCCATCGAGGACCCGCTTGAGGGAGGTGTCGCTTTTCATTACAGCGCACACAATCTCGACTCCATGTCCGCCCTGTCCTTCGAGGACGCCGGTGCCCTGTTGATGAAGTTTGAACACCCGCAGGAGATGTTCACGGAAATCATCAGCCTGGCCGTGAACATCTGGCCTGAAATTGACTGGGTCACCCTCGTACCGGCCCATTACTTCAGAAAAGGACGTGTCTTCAAGGACCGACAGACGATTGGATGGATCGGCTTTTGCCCCAAATCGTTGAACCTCGCAGACTTCCCCCAGGCACACAAACTAATTCCTGTGCCTGACCGGGGAACCCTTGTCATCAGCTGCCCTGAGGTGATGAACGAGCAAAACCTCGACCACGTTGAACGGGTTGGGGATATCGATACAAAACTGGTGGAGCTGGGTTATTTGCCGATGTTTCTGAACTGA
- a CDS encoding polysaccharide deacetylase family protein → MKQLFKVFCALAIAVGLAGCIAAPIEMTAQTEQRLRAQPPIRFLLTFDDGPSASSFWNPTITILDSLATNPVQPNLKAVFFVQTGAPRAGDSDIGREVMRREHADGQILGFHTGTHWHTNHRSLSPEELEQSLTKGSADIAAITGTPPTLVRPPFWNYDKRVFAAYQKHGLHVLLTDLSANDGKIWGFNASPRRRANMLRQLSEVRERIALGELPTVDGVIPVVVTFHDLNRYTARHAREYLQILLDSAQATGLKAAQKPFYDDQAELQRAAMARTVRDSSQPVKLPGIWNWIWGADAN, encoded by the coding sequence ATGAAACAGCTGTTCAAGGTTTTCTGCGCACTCGCCATTGCCGTCGGGCTGGCGGGTTGCATTGCGGCTCCCATCGAAATGACGGCGCAGACGGAACAGCGGCTGCGCGCGCAACCGCCGATCCGTTTTCTGCTGACCTTCGATGACGGTCCCAGCGCGTCGAGTTTCTGGAATCCGACGATCACCATTCTCGACAGCCTGGCCACGAACCCGGTGCAACCGAACCTCAAAGCGGTGTTCTTCGTACAGACCGGCGCGCCACGGGCGGGCGATAGCGACATCGGTCGCGAGGTCATGCGCCGCGAACACGCCGACGGGCAGATACTGGGTTTTCACACGGGCACTCACTGGCACACCAATCACCGTTCCCTGAGCCCGGAAGAACTGGAACAGTCGCTGACCAAGGGCAGTGCCGATATTGCCGCGATCACCGGCACGCCACCGACCCTGGTGCGTCCGCCATTCTGGAACTATGACAAACGGGTCTTCGCGGCTTATCAAAAGCACGGCTTGCACGTGTTGCTGACCGACTTGAGTGCCAACGACGGCAAGATCTGGGGCTTCAATGCCAGTCCCCGGCGGCGGGCCAACATGCTGCGACAGCTGTCGGAAGTGCGAGAGCGCATTGCGTTGGGCGAACTGCCCACCGTGGACGGCGTGATCCCGGTGGTGGTGACCTTCCACGACCTCAATCGCTACACCGCCCGGCATGCCCGCGAGTACTTGCAAATCCTGCTGGATAGCGCACAGGCGACCGGATTGAAAGCGGCGCAGAAGCCGTTCTATGACGATCAAGCCGAGCTGCAACGGGCGGCGATGGCGCGTACTGTTCGCGACAGTTCACAACCGGTGAAATTGCCGGGGATCTGGAACTGGATCTGGGGAGCGGACGCGAACTGA
- a CDS encoding SOS response-associated peptidase, whose protein sequence is MCGRLSQYRGIHDFVAVLSIPDALINHVGDEPLARYNAAPTHQLALFHQEDVGLVADKVRWGWRPHWAKDRAAPINARVEKVAHGPFFRTIWPHRAIVPIDNWFEWVDAGDSTRQPWLIRRRDRAPIFCAAIGRFPTNSEEARDDDGFVIITADSAGGMLDIHDRRPVVLSPELAREWLDPATPRERAEQMALWQGEGSEVFEWYKVGKAIGNVRNQGAELIDEQR, encoded by the coding sequence ATGTGCGGACGACTGTCGCAGTACCGGGGCATCCACGATTTTGTCGCGGTACTGAGCATTCCCGATGCGCTGATCAACCATGTCGGCGACGAGCCGTTGGCCCGCTATAACGCGGCGCCGACTCATCAACTGGCGTTGTTTCACCAGGAGGACGTTGGGCTTGTGGCTGACAAGGTGCGTTGGGGCTGGCGGCCGCATTGGGCGAAGGATCGCGCGGCGCCGATCAATGCCCGCGTCGAAAAAGTCGCCCATGGCCCGTTCTTCCGCACGATCTGGCCGCACCGCGCAATCGTACCGATTGATAACTGGTTCGAATGGGTCGATGCGGGAGACTCGACCCGACAGCCGTGGCTCATCCGTCGACGGGACCGCGCGCCGATTTTCTGTGCCGCGATTGGACGGTTTCCTACGAATAGCGAGGAAGCGCGAGACGACGACGGTTTCGTGATCATTACCGCAGACAGCGCCGGCGGCATGCTAGATATTCATGACCGCCGACCGGTGGTTCTGTCGCCAGAACTGGCAAGGGAATGGCTCGACCCCGCCACTCCCCGGGAACGCGCCGAACAGATGGCCTTGTGGCAAGGCGAAGGCAGTGAGGTATTCGAGTGGTACAAGGTCGGCAAAGCCATTGGCAACGTCAGGAACCAGGGCGCTGAGCTTATTGATGAGCAGAGATGA
- a CDS encoding DUF6555 family protein, with product MSELVPYAVHYMFDGVRKHFFKLAVHFSDVDAIHSASAHAYPESDRKIAVHATLETARIKAQQLGITQIRWNVSI from the coding sequence ATGAGCGAACTCGTTCCTTATGCCGTGCATTACATGTTCGACGGTGTGCGAAAGCATTTTTTCAAACTGGCGGTGCATTTTTCTGATGTCGATGCCATACATTCGGCGTCTGCGCATGCTTATCCGGAATCCGATCGAAAGATCGCCGTACATGCCACCCTTGAAACGGCACGTATCAAGGCGCAGCAATTGGGTATTACCCAGATTCGCTGGAATGTGTCGATCTGA
- a CDS encoding AzlD domain-containing protein, whose product MVWAVIIGMGILVFLNRYVFLEPRLPLRLSSNARQFLGFAVPGMLTAICGPIVFMPDKQLNLQWDNPYLISSLVAVGLVLYTRNTLLSMLLSMGFFFLLRWWL is encoded by the coding sequence ATGGTCTGGGCCGTGATTATCGGTATGGGAATTCTGGTATTCCTCAACCGCTACGTGTTTCTCGAACCGCGCCTGCCGCTGCGCCTGAGCAGCAACGCCCGGCAGTTTCTTGGTTTTGCGGTGCCGGGCATGCTGACCGCGATTTGCGGGCCGATTGTGTTCATGCCGGACAAGCAGCTGAATTTGCAGTGGGACAATCCGTATCTGATCAGTTCGCTGGTGGCGGTGGGGCTGGTGCTGTACACCCGCAATACCTTGCTCAGCATGCTGTTGAGCATGGGGTTTTTCTTTTTGCTGCGCTGGTGGCTTTGA
- a CDS encoding AzlC family ABC transporter permease, with the protein MSNSLVPRSAFLRGAAAIMPLSLATAPWGLLAGSMAIEANLTPLQGQGLSSIVFAGAAQLVAIGMLKGGAGIFSILLTTLLLTSQHLLYGMSMRSVISPLPGRWRAGLGFLLTDELFALTSQHDKQQFNRWYALGVGLTFYIAWNLFTLAGIVLGSSIPGLEHLGLDFSIAATFIALITPVVRNVPTVVCVAVSLFCSVLFSYWQWGSALVLSGLAGMTAGFVCNKFYGGRT; encoded by the coding sequence ATGTCCAATTCACTCGTGCCGCGCAGCGCGTTTCTCCGCGGCGCCGCGGCGATCATGCCGTTATCCCTGGCAACCGCACCGTGGGGATTGCTGGCCGGTTCCATGGCCATCGAAGCCAACCTCACGCCGCTGCAAGGCCAGGGGTTGTCGAGCATCGTGTTTGCCGGTGCGGCGCAACTGGTGGCCATCGGGATGCTCAAGGGCGGTGCCGGGATATTTTCGATTCTGCTGACCACGTTGCTGCTGACCTCCCAGCATTTACTCTATGGCATGAGCATGCGCTCGGTGATTTCGCCGCTGCCGGGGCGCTGGCGTGCAGGGTTGGGCTTTTTGCTCACCGACGAGTTGTTTGCCCTGACCAGCCAGCATGACAAACAGCAGTTCAACCGCTGGTACGCGCTGGGCGTCGGCCTGACGTTTTACATCGCCTGGAACCTCTTCACCCTTGCTGGCATTGTGCTCGGCTCCAGCATTCCGGGGCTGGAGCATCTGGGTCTGGATTTCTCCATCGCCGCAACCTTCATCGCCCTGATCACCCCGGTGGTGCGCAACGTACCGACCGTGGTTTGCGTGGCGGTGTCGCTGTTCTGTTCGGTGTTGTTCAGCTATTGGCAATGGGGCTCGGCGCTGGTGCTGTCGGGGTTGGCGGGCATGACGGCGGGCTTCGTCTGCAATAAATTCTACGGTGGACGCACATGA
- a CDS encoding DUF2784 domain-containing protein codes for MLYRIAADGLVLFHLLFILFVLFGGLLVLRWHHLLWLHLPAAAWGVCVEFFHLFCPLTDWENRMRQAAGQTGYGGGFIEHYVWPVIYPAGLTPAIQLGLGSVVLALNVLVYLRLFRLRKLRRAA; via the coding sequence ATGCTTTACCGAATCGCCGCCGACGGGCTGGTGCTGTTTCACCTGTTGTTCATTCTGTTCGTGCTGTTCGGCGGGCTGCTGGTGCTCAGATGGCATCACCTGCTCTGGTTGCACCTGCCGGCTGCGGCGTGGGGCGTTTGCGTGGAGTTTTTCCATTTGTTCTGCCCGCTGACAGACTGGGAAAACCGCATGCGCCAGGCCGCCGGGCAAACCGGCTATGGCGGCGGTTTCATCGAGCATTACGTGTGGCCGGTCATTTACCCGGCGGGCCTGACACCCGCTATTCAACTGGGCCTCGGCAGCGTGGTGCTGGCGCTCAACGTGCTGGTCTATCTTAGGTTGTTCAGGCTGCGCAAGTTACGCCGGGCCGCCTGA
- a CDS encoding LysR family transcriptional regulator: MLSIEDLALLQAIRETGSLSRAAAHLGKAPSTVSYAARQLEERFDALLFDRRRYRLQLTPAGELLVNEAARLMQDVSRLTQRVQQVANGWESRLWIVTDELLEFEALIPVIHEFDALQSGVPLRITQEVLKGVWEALREGRADLIIGATNEPPAIPSLRWMQLGEMEWVFAVSPRHPLAKVKEPISRTTVTQHRAIVVADSSRATEGSTYGVSGGQPVLAVPTMRAKILAQCDGLGVGWLPRHRVGSLLKNGTLVEKQMADPREPNILYAGWRGDHDGRALGWWLEKLKQSYLATRLVQGSDRFV, encoded by the coding sequence ATGTTGTCCATCGAAGACCTGGCATTGCTGCAAGCCATTCGGGAAACCGGCAGCCTGTCACGCGCGGCGGCACATCTGGGCAAGGCGCCGTCGACGGTGTCCTATGCGGCGCGGCAACTGGAAGAGCGTTTCGACGCGCTGCTGTTCGATCGGCGCCGCTACCGCCTGCAGCTCACCCCCGCCGGGGAGCTGCTGGTGAATGAAGCGGCGCGGTTGATGCAGGATGTCTCGCGCCTGACCCAACGGGTGCAGCAAGTCGCCAACGGTTGGGAGAGCCGACTGTGGATCGTCACCGACGAGCTGCTGGAGTTCGAGGCCCTGATCCCGGTGATACACGAATTCGACGCGCTGCAATCCGGTGTACCGCTGCGCATCACCCAGGAAGTATTGAAAGGTGTGTGGGAAGCCCTGCGCGAGGGCCGCGCGGACCTGATCATCGGCGCCACCAACGAACCGCCGGCGATCCCTTCCTTGCGCTGGATGCAACTGGGGGAAATGGAATGGGTGTTTGCCGTCTCGCCCAGGCATCCACTGGCCAAGGTTAAAGAACCGATTTCCCGGACAACGGTGACGCAACACCGGGCGATCGTCGTGGCAGATTCGTCCAGAGCCACCGAAGGCAGCACCTATGGCGTCTCCGGTGGGCAACCGGTGCTCGCCGTGCCGACCATGCGCGCGAAAATCCTCGCCCAGTGCGATGGCCTGGGCGTGGGCTGGCTGCCCAGACATCGGGTTGGCTCGTTGCTGAAGAACGGCACGCTGGTCGAGAAACAGATGGCCGATCCCCGGGAACCGAACATTCTGTACGCCGGCTGGCGCGGCGATCATGACGGACGCGCCCTGGGCTGGTGGCTGGAAAAACTCAAGCAGTCGTACCTGGCGACCAGGCTGGTCCAGGGCAGCGACCGGTTCGTCTGA
- a CDS encoding sensor domain-containing diguanylate cyclase — protein MGNPSVKDRIEQSRHSVSLVTEQAGAKLKVRSAVVLLLAVCLSMIAIVIWEAWNSRQYHLHDKGVAMSNLAQTLASQAQATIKQADTLLFTLVERLENDGFEPALLPHLERLLSAQRSELSQLHGLFVYDEKGRWVANSNGAVLPDASNADREYFIYHRDHPDRGPHIGPSIKSRSSGEWIMTVSRRINHADGRFAGVALATIYLSHFLSLYDSIDMGRNGVINLIADDASIVVRRPFKDAEVGTSLASSPLFKQLLPMANSGTSTVKSMLDGVVRVVGFRRVEGYPLIVFAALDRDEVLAGWREESLLSAGIVALLLVFLGVLGYRLINLMKQQNRIQSQLLDAQETLIEVNRSLELLALEDALTGLSNRRQFDLFIHSEIGRAKRSLTGLALLMLDVDHFKLFNDHYGHLAGDECLRNISAIITENIQRPGDLAARYGGEEFAVVLPGTDYVGAFLVAEKIRRAVLHAGIRHSEGAEGMVTVSLGVAAYDPTSQAQADDLIGAADKALYVAKASGRNMSVIAN, from the coding sequence TGGTCACCGAACAGGCCGGGGCAAAACTCAAGGTCCGCTCCGCGGTGGTTTTGCTTCTGGCGGTGTGCCTGTCCATGATCGCCATCGTGATCTGGGAAGCCTGGAATTCGCGCCAGTACCATCTGCATGACAAGGGCGTGGCGATGTCCAACCTTGCGCAGACCCTGGCCTCACAAGCACAGGCGACGATCAAGCAGGCCGATACGCTGCTGTTTACACTGGTGGAGCGCCTGGAAAACGACGGCTTCGAACCGGCCTTGTTGCCTCACCTGGAACGCTTGCTCAGTGCCCAGCGCAGTGAGCTGAGCCAGTTGCACGGCCTGTTCGTCTATGACGAGAAGGGTCGCTGGGTTGCCAATTCCAACGGCGCGGTCCTGCCGGATGCCAGCAACGCCGACCGTGAGTATTTCATCTACCATCGCGATCATCCCGACCGTGGGCCGCACATCGGTCCTTCGATCAAAAGTCGTTCCAGCGGCGAATGGATCATGACGGTGTCGCGCAGGATCAATCACGCCGACGGCCGTTTTGCCGGTGTGGCGCTGGCGACGATTTATCTCAGCCATTTTCTGTCCCTGTACGACAGCATCGACATGGGCCGCAACGGCGTGATCAACCTGATCGCCGACGACGCCAGCATCGTCGTTCGTCGGCCGTTCAAGGACGCGGAGGTCGGCACCAGTCTCGCCAGCAGCCCGCTGTTCAAACAGTTGTTGCCCATGGCCAATTCCGGCACGTCAACGGTCAAGTCCATGTTGGACGGCGTTGTGCGGGTGGTGGGGTTTCGCCGGGTCGAAGGGTACCCGCTGATCGTTTTCGCTGCGCTCGACAGGGATGAAGTGCTGGCCGGCTGGCGTGAGGAGTCATTGCTCAGTGCCGGCATTGTCGCGCTGCTGCTGGTTTTTCTTGGCGTGCTGGGTTATCGCCTCATCAATCTGATGAAGCAGCAGAACCGCATCCAGAGCCAGTTGCTGGATGCCCAGGAAACGCTGATCGAGGTCAATCGCAGCCTGGAACTGCTGGCCCTGGAAGACGCGTTGACCGGGCTGTCCAACCGGCGTCAGTTCGATTTGTTCATCCACTCGGAAATCGGCCGTGCCAAGCGCAGCCTGACCGGCCTCGCATTGCTGATGCTTGATGTCGACCACTTCAAGCTGTTCAACGACCACTACGGCCACTTGGCCGGTGATGAGTGTTTGCGCAATATCAGTGCGATCATCACCGAAAATATCCAGCGCCCCGGAGATCTGGCGGCGCGCTACGGCGGCGAAGAGTTTGCGGTGGTGCTGCCTGGGACCGACTATGTCGGGGCGTTTCTGGTGGCGGAAAAAATCCGTCGCGCGGTGCTGCATGCCGGTATTCGCCACAGCGAAGGCGCAGAAGGCATGGTGACGGTCAGCCTGGGCGTCGCCGCTTACGATCCGACCTCACAAGCCCAGGCTGACGACCTGATTGGCGCAGCGGACAAGGCGCTCTATGTTGCCAAGGCCAGCGGCCGGAACATGAGCGTCATTGCCAACTGA